From a region of the Kaistia sp. 32K genome:
- a CDS encoding stage II sporulation protein M: protein MIAHICNALSIIKEHRRAFIVLNIAFYGLFAISMTVTLFVPELHETAKLAMFEVLSQPGYMKAGADAYAGGHLLLAIGLTFVTNLGVSVVLTTLPSFVVPFSGILATLHRGALWGVLFAPIGPFRGTLIPHSLTLLLEGQAYVLAAFAAYVQGQLILRPRHYGIGSRWEGYRAGAVTVARIYVLIVLVLIVAAVYEGYDVIYLAPYFR from the coding sequence TTGATTGCCCACATCTGTAACGCTCTTTCGATCATCAAGGAGCACAGGCGGGCGTTCATCGTCCTCAATATTGCGTTCTATGGTCTGTTCGCGATCTCGATGACCGTTACGCTGTTCGTCCCGGAGCTGCATGAAACCGCCAAGCTGGCGATGTTCGAGGTGCTTTCGCAGCCCGGCTACATGAAGGCGGGGGCGGATGCCTATGCCGGCGGCCACCTGTTGCTGGCCATCGGCCTCACCTTCGTCACCAATCTCGGCGTCTCGGTGGTCCTGACGACACTGCCTTCGTTCGTCGTTCCGTTCTCCGGCATCCTGGCGACACTGCACCGGGGCGCGCTGTGGGGCGTCCTTTTCGCGCCGATCGGTCCCTTTCGCGGCACGCTGATCCCGCATTCGCTCACCCTCCTGCTCGAAGGGCAGGCCTATGTGCTCGCGGCGTTCGCGGCCTATGTGCAGGGCCAGCTGATCCTCCGGCCCCGCCACTATGGCATCGGATCCCGCTGGGAAGGCTACAGGGCCGGCGCCGTCACCGTTGCCCGGATCTATGTCCTCATCGTCCTCGTCCTCATCGTCGCGGCCGTCTACGAGGGCTACGACGTGATCTATCTCGCTCCCTACTTTCGCTAG
- a CDS encoding autotransporter domain-containing protein encodes MMIDTAGEASRQPAPHKRRLAALKSTVAARLPKTVLSSLLWSGALVATSLPALAVEPWVMVERNFFLGADPSRGQGVTSDGTYWYFSGTHSLEIADGNFGTVKIDPNAIAPQLEIPSEFSSIGLNHIGDIDYADGLLYISLDSSKRDPSTGQKYTNPVFAIYDAKTLEYTGKAYRLNPPDGIRDVASWVAVDAKAGLAYGMAYDNATQIAVYNLSDFSFKEYIPLKQTIDQAQGGKILDGWMYFSSDDAEKTLSRANLKTGEVEILGTLKLGAEQEIEGLSFKWTKDGWSMNVLNREESAPGNGEEGVGFYKYLRPYGNVLSGEIHADIKGGLIEDSRFVRDAANRRLRAAFGSVAAPTGLTATIDANGLHAAPAATDGVVIWGEGITMMADAKGSGYAADFDRNATGFVAGVDVPVDTWRLGLLGGYSRSTYKVDDRASSGHSDNYDIGVYAGTQWGALGFRSGAMYGWHQIDTRRNVVFPAFAETLSADYNAATAQVFGELAYRLDMGKSAVEPFVNLAYVHLNSDGFGETGGTNAALSTDDSTTSNTFSTLGARASTQFDLGGTKTSLHGMLGWQHAYEDVTPVSSFALGTGASFDISGVPIAKDALALEAGFGVSLSPSATLGASYSGQFADEVTAHAFKINFDVKL; translated from the coding sequence ATGATGATCGACACGGCCGGCGAAGCCTCCCGCCAGCCGGCTCCGCACAAGCGCCGCCTCGCCGCGCTGAAGAGCACGGTCGCCGCCCGCCTTCCGAAGACCGTATTGTCCAGCCTGCTCTGGTCCGGCGCGCTGGTCGCGACGTCGCTGCCGGCGCTCGCCGTCGAGCCCTGGGTTATGGTCGAGCGCAACTTCTTCCTCGGCGCCGACCCGTCGCGCGGCCAGGGCGTCACCTCGGACGGCACCTACTGGTATTTCTCGGGAACCCACTCGCTCGAGATCGCCGACGGCAACTTCGGCACCGTCAAGATCGACCCCAACGCGATCGCGCCGCAGCTGGAGATCCCGTCCGAGTTCTCGAGCATCGGCCTCAACCATATCGGCGACATCGACTACGCCGACGGGCTGCTCTACATCTCGCTGGATTCCAGCAAGCGGGATCCGTCGACCGGGCAGAAGTACACCAACCCCGTCTTCGCCATCTACGACGCGAAGACGCTGGAATATACCGGCAAGGCCTACAGGCTCAATCCGCCGGACGGCATCCGCGACGTCGCCAGCTGGGTGGCGGTTGATGCCAAGGCCGGCCTCGCCTATGGCATGGCCTACGACAACGCCACGCAGATCGCCGTCTACAACCTGTCCGACTTCAGCTTCAAGGAATACATCCCGCTGAAGCAGACGATCGACCAGGCGCAGGGTGGCAAGATCCTCGACGGCTGGATGTACTTCTCGAGCGACGATGCCGAGAAGACGCTGAGCCGCGCCAATCTCAAGACCGGTGAAGTCGAGATCCTCGGCACGCTGAAGCTCGGCGCAGAGCAGGAAATCGAAGGCCTTTCCTTCAAGTGGACGAAGGACGGCTGGTCGATGAACGTCCTCAACCGCGAGGAAAGCGCTCCCGGCAATGGCGAGGAAGGCGTCGGCTTCTACAAGTATCTGCGTCCCTACGGCAACGTGCTGTCCGGCGAGATCCATGCCGACATCAAGGGCGGCCTGATCGAAGACAGCCGCTTCGTCCGCGACGCCGCGAACCGCCGGCTTCGCGCCGCGTTCGGCTCGGTCGCGGCCCCTACCGGCTTGACCGCGACGATCGACGCCAACGGCCTGCATGCGGCGCCCGCCGCCACGGACGGCGTCGTCATCTGGGGCGAAGGCATCACCATGATGGCTGACGCCAAGGGTTCGGGCTACGCGGCCGATTTCGACCGCAACGCCACCGGCTTCGTCGCGGGCGTCGACGTGCCGGTCGATACCTGGCGGCTCGGCCTGCTCGGCGGCTACAGCCGTTCGACCTACAAGGTCGACGACCGCGCCTCGTCGGGCCACAGCGACAATTACGACATCGGCGTCTATGCCGGCACCCAGTGGGGCGCGCTCGGCTTCCGCTCGGGCGCGATGTATGGCTGGCACCAGATCGACACCCGCCGCAACGTCGTCTTCCCGGCCTTCGCCGAAACCCTCTCGGCCGACTACAACGCCGCGACGGCGCAGGTCTTCGGCGAGCTGGCCTATCGTCTCGACATGGGCAAGAGCGCCGTCGAGCCCTTCGTCAACCTCGCCTATGTCCACCTGAACAGCGACGGCTTCGGCGAGACGGGCGGCACGAATGCGGCGCTGTCGACCGACGACTCGACGACGTCGAACACCTTCTCGACCCTCGGCGCCCGCGCTTCGACCCAGTTCGACCTCGGCGGCACCAAGACCTCGCTGCACGGCATGCTGGGCTGGCAGCACGCCTATGAGGACGTCACGCCCGTCTCCAGCTTCGCGCTCGGAACCGGCGCCTCGTTCGACATCTCGGGCGTGCCGATCGCCAAGGACGCGCTGGCACTGGAAGCCGGCTTCGGCGTCTCGCTGAGCCCCAGCGCGACGCTCGGCGCCTCCTACTCCGGCCAGTTCGCCGACGAGGTCACGGCGCACGCCTTCAAGATCAACTTCGACGTGAAGCTCTGA